The nucleotide sequence AGAGAGACCCAGCATATCTGATTCATCATCAACAGTACCTTCTCCAGGTCTCGAAGCACTATGCGCATTCAAACCAATATCCTCTCTCCCAGTTCTATGAGGTTCTCCTTGTCCATATTTCATGTCGACATCTTTCTGATATACTCGCTCCTTCTCAGCCTCCTCCAGGCTGAGCAACCTGGCAACCATCATCTCTTTACCACCACATAGTGAGAGGCCATTATGTCTACAACGACGTTCAAGCTCAGCAAGCGGAAGCCCTAACAGCTCCTTCGTCGCTGCTGCCTTTCCTGTGACCAGGGCACCATCTTCATCAAGCCTAAATCCATTATTACCATCCTCAGAGCTAGTTTTCTTTTCAATTTCAGGTGCATCACCACATAGAGAGTGGAAAGGGGTGACCCCAGAGTTGCCTGGCCTAAGAAAGGTAGCTTTCAGCCCATTCAGATATGCATCAGAAAACAGAAACCAGTCTGCCCATACTTGTAGAACTTTCAAAACCCTCTCCTGCAGAAAGTAATAAATGAGTGTTATTATGTAGAAACATCAAGGGGGAAAATGAAACCATGCTactcaacaaataccttcagaGCTTCAGCAGTAATCCTTCCTGTAATACTGCGATACAAGTCATTGAAGCTCTCCATGACATCAGGTATAGCAGCCTCAAACTTGGTCCGAAACGCAGAAGCATTCTTCACGGGAGCACTACTGTTATGAAGGATGTCGGACACTAGCATAAGCCTTGCAACCTTGGTGGGAATAGATGTCTCCTTAAGTGTCAAAGATTCTGCAAGAACCTCGACAATCTATACAAGGGGAGACTCGGTGAGTTTTTATTCAATGTGAACTATAAAATAAAATTGAAGTATACATCACTATGCAGTAGGCCTCTGAAGTGCAATTTGCAACAAACAAATGGCATGTGCGATTATGTAAGAGTATATGACCAGATGATGGTCCCAATAGTAAAATATATACATCAATCTACATGTTACAAATTTGATCGGCTTCTCCTTTCCTACTCTCCTTAGACAACACCAAATCCCATCAAAACGTATATGCTTGAGACAGATAGTCTGTGCAGAGTAGAATGAATCTCGGTCCACAACCACAAGATTTGACTCACAATGATCAAGCTATTAACTGATCTTGTGAATTGTGACAAGCTGTAGAATGTTTCACGTAGAGTAACTGAGACAGAAAGGAAAAATAGCAGGATGCATGAAATAGAATCAATCAACCAGAACGAATTCATAATTTTAAGCTAAAGGCAAAAGGAAAAGAGGAAATGTCAACTGATAAGgtcaaatatactccctccgtcccaaaataagtgtcttcagtttagtacaaatttgtattagagctagtacaaagttgagacacttattttgggaaggagggagtacaaggtATGCATTACCTCTCCAGCAGCATCAGCATTATCTAACGCAAATCCCATGGCCTCCTTTATCTGACTCCTTTCTAATGTCAATGCGCGTAGCATGTCCTCAAATTCATCACGCTGTGAATCAGTCAGTGTACGCTCCACTTCCGCATGCTGGGAGACGAAACACAAATTAATCAGGTAACTGGACCAAAGCATTTGCACCATCTAATAAAGGCAAAGTACCAAAAAGAAGTCTCTGCTAAGGTCCAACCAAACCTTACCCTGCTTCTACCAGCTGCAAAAGTAGATTCTTTTTCATGATTAGGACTTCGGCTGGATGGCAAAGCAGGTGGAACCCATCTAAAATAACATATTTAATACAACAATGTCACCAGATAGTCAATAAGCACAGGACCAACACATAAAAGAATATCATTGTGCACACATACCTTGCACTTCCAGTAATCATGATAAATGGTTCGGTTCGCCATCGTTGTAAAGTATCGCCCTGCATTTGAGTATCATAAGCAATTAAACATTAGTGTTATATCAGCACAGTGATTCCCATATATAATACCAAATTCTAGAGAGCAAGCTGAACAGAACATAATCAGGAGGTCGAAGGACATAAACTTTATTAAACAATACATTATTCATTTCAACCAATCAATAGGCCATCACTGAGCAAACATATATACTGGAAAATGTCATATGATAAAATATGTGTCTGTATGACAACCGATACAAACAATCTTCTATTGATAGATCATAGAGGAGATGGCATTAAAATTGTAGCAAGATAAACAACAGTGGATACCTGAGCAAAGGAATATAACCTCCAGACATAGTATGTGTGCTCTTTCGATTTAAGATCAAACAAGAAGTTAAATAAAGAATTCCCTCGTCCTCTTTCCATTATAGCTTGTTCAAAAGCACATCCACCATCAAGTACATGCAGAGCCATTGTGTCAATCACATGCCTAAGATGTGAATCATCTGGTGGAGCAACTACTATATCAGGAACATTTGGAGTAAGGACCTGTTAAACAAAGTGAATCCCCGGAGTGGAATTAGAATTGAGGAAAATTAACTAAACAAACTAACATCTAAAATTATTACCAAAGAAAAACTTCTTATATTATTTCTAGGCCTATAAGATCCTAAAGAACGTAGCTGGCAGAGTTACATACTGTTATGACCGGCatgttaggggcttagcccagttagttgtggcccagtctatcttatcgttattaggggcttagcccaattatcgttattaggggcttgggagtcaagtaaacctctctatataaggagaggagatgtatcaatctaatcaagcaaagaagcaatcatatttgctcggcttccttagggagccgggagacctaactcTAGCCGCCTCCTTCCCTGCGTCATCTCCctctcagccgccgcctcctcgcgcacgacggcgcccagccgccggcggcCGCGAGTTTGCCCACGACCAGCTCCCTCCTTCCCCTACCACCTCCGTCCTAGACCCGGTAGAACCCTAGTTTCTACTAGTTTGGTATCATGTAGCTCAGTTCCGATCATGTCTTCGCCGCCGCCCACCCCGTCGCTTCCACTGCCGACCGGCACCACCGCACCGCTGCCAATCTCCACCGCGCCGCTGCCCTCCCCGTCCGCGCCGCTGGTCGCATCCTCCAGCGCCGCCACCGTCCAGATGCCGGCACCTTCCACCACACCACCGGCCGCCGCCTACACCCCGGAGGAGATCACCGGGGTCCTCAACGACCTCGTCACAGCCGTCCAGGAAATCCGGCTGTACCTAACCAGCCCCTACGGGACGCCGCCACCCCCACCGTGGTACTCGCCGCATCCAGGGGCCTCCGCGGCGTTCGCTGGGACGCTGCCCGCCGCCCCGCAGTGGCCGCAGTGGTCGGCGCCGGTTTCCGACGCGCCTCCAGCGCCCatcgccgcctccgcgccgccgtggctgccatggcagccgccgcaccaggcggccttcgcCGCGCTCGTCGGGCCactgcagcagccgctgcagctgccatccctcgccaccaccgcccagccctggctgcagtggcagccgccgctcctggcggcctccgccaCGCCCGACGCTCCGCcgcagcagccaccgccggtcagctccAGCCCCGCATCGACCGCACCGGCGGGAGTTCCGCTCCACCAAGTCCGGTTCCCGTCCTCGCCGTCCCCGCTACCGGCTTGGTTGACCGAGTCGTCGTCTCAGCCGGTCTACACGATGGCCTCGGGGCCGCCGCACGTGCCGTCACAGCAGGCGCAGTACGGCGGGTCCTCCAGTTCCGCGGGTCCCTACGTTGGCCTCGACGCAACGCAGTTCCACGGGGGGCCCCTGTGATCACCGACCCAGCGCCGCTGCTCGGCACCGCTGAGCCGTACCCCCACGGCGGTCATACCCAAACAGTGCCGCGCTTCGCCAAGCTCGCATTCGCCACCTACGAAGGCaccgaggaccccctcaactggcttaATCAGTGTGACCAGTTCTTCCAGGGGCAACGTACGCTCGCGTCGGACCGCACTTGGCTCGCTTCATATCACCTCCGAGGCGCCGCACAGACTCGGTCTTACgctctcgagcaggacgagggcggcatgcctccATGGGAGCGTTTTCGCGAGCTTTGCCTCCTTTGCTTCGGGCCGCCAATACGCGGGAGCCGGCTGGCGGAGTTAGGCCGTCTTCCCTTCACCTCTATTGTGCAGGAGTTCACAGACCGCTTtcaggccctggcatgccacgcgCCCGGCGTGACGGCTCGCCAGCGGGCTGAGCTCTTCGTCGGCGGTCTGCCGGATcatatccgcgtggacgtggagctgcagggaccccaggacctccagaaggccatgtactatgcccgcgcgttcgagcgccgcgcggtggccatccaacAGGCGTCACCGCCCCGGGCCGCTGGGCCGCCACCCTGGTCGGACATTCCAGGCAGGGTCGTCCTGCtcaggcttccgcggcacccctcgccgcgaccgcgggGCGCCCGTTCCGCTGGCTCACACCGGCCGAGCAACTCGAGCGTCGCCaacaagggttgtgcttcaactgcgacgagccctacgcGCCCGGCCACGTCTGTctgcgactcttctacctggaggttgcggactacattgaggaggacgcCGCTGCAGCCGGGCTCGGCGACCTGCCCGCCCCAGCTGCCGCGGAGGTGTTTGGCGACGGTTGATCACCTCAAGGAGTTCCGCAAGCGCTTTCCCGCcttccagctcgaggacgagctgtttgtgcaggcggggagaaatGTTATGACCGGCatgttaggggcttagcccagttagttgtggcccagtctatcttatcgttattaggggcttagcccaattatcgttattaggggcttgggagtcaagtaaatctctctatataaggagacgagatgtatcaatctaatcaagcaaagaagcaatcatatttgctcggcttccttagggagccgggagacctaaccctagccgcctccttccCTGCGCCATCTCCCTCTCAGCCGTCGCCTCCTCGCAcacgacggcgcccagccgccgccgGCCGCGAGTTTGCCCACGAGCagctccctccttcccctacaacctccggCCTAGACCCGGTAGAACCCTAGTTTCTACCACATACAAGAGTGCTGGTGAAAAAGGATTCAATCCATAACCGAAATAAGAGAGCCCACCCAGAACATATAACGTAGTGAACATATGTGAAAGGGCTAAAGAATTTATGTGCCAACTTAAGAAAGATGGcaaaaatattactccctccgtcccaaaataagtgactcaactttgtactaactttgtactaaacttagtacaaagttgagtcagttattttgggacaaagggagtacaTGTTAAATTGTATGCAGCAGGGCAACTTATGAACTCTCTTGGCCTATACAACTCAAGCACTTAGATATTTCCTGAAAAGGGAGCTCAAACGAGCAGCGTTATGATACCTCAAAAGGTCCATCTCAAAGAAAACGTGGATTTTTTTAATGATTTTACTTTTATGGTTACACAAATAGCATGGATATCAAGAACAGTATGCCACACAAGGACAGATGTATATGTAAGAGATCACCAACCAGCTCTGAGGTTTGTTGTGCAACCGATGCAACAGGTGGACCTCCAGGACCAGATATGATTACAGTACCACCCTGTATATCGAAGAAAAATAAGGAGGTTGTACGACtcaaaataccaaagacatgtcaTCTACCTAAAACTTCCAAAAAATATATAAGAGTGAGCTGCACATAGAAATTTTTGAAATGAAAGAAGCAACCTCCTTGTTTCTGATTGCCATATGTCCTGGAGGAGGAGCAGGCAGTGCTTGTGATGGAAGAGCAACAGATTTGCCCCACCCAATCTTCAGCTCATAGTCGTACACAATAACACCTGCATTAAGTAATTTAGTAAACTGAAAACAGGAATATAAGTAATTTTAAAAAGTACGGAAATGTTACTATTTTAAGGTCCTATAACATGATCCCAACTACATGGAAGTGCACAGTAACCTTGCATTTCATCCTTGGCTGCCTGTCCTTCTGCTCTATTCATGAATGCAACAAACCCACAATTTCTTTGCCTTCTGCGTTCTTCTTCTGTTCGAGGCCACATAATCTTGACGCTAGCGATAGGTCCAAACCGACCAAATGTCCTCAAAAGAAAATTCTCATCCACCTAACATCATATGGTATATAATGCATGGTAAGCTAACTATGATGCCTATGCACTTAAAACTGTGTCTAGACAGAACATGTACGGTGGGAAAAATCAACCTGAGGAGAGAGATTGCCAACATATAAGTTTGTGGTTTGTGGATCCCCATCATCAAATGATCCTGGTATTCTCCCACTGGGGTCAAATTCATCTGGTAGTTCATCAAAATGGCTAGAGGACTGCAGGAAAATCTTCAATCGTCAGTACAGCAAATACAAGGGCAAACCGCAGAGATTCTGAGAGAAAACAATTAGGAGAACCAGTCAACAG is from Triticum aestivum cultivar Chinese Spring chromosome 1B, IWGSC CS RefSeq v2.1, whole genome shotgun sequence and encodes:
- the LOC123123772 gene encoding protein RRC1 isoform X1; this translates as MSSKKVPFNRHKENEEARKKREEDEAARVYAEFVESFKGESTSGSKFVRGGVIDPNAKLRADSEGGKSKDGWSVPKKGSRYVPSFLPPSFGKEPDKKKEDERPKEKEKGKPRAIDKFMEELKFEQELRERRNQERDGRHGNTSASSSHFDELPDEFDPSGRIPGSFDDGDPQTTNLYVGNLSPQVDENFLLRTFGRFGPIASVKIMWPRTEEERRRQRNCGFVAFMNRAEGQAAKDEMQGVIVYDYELKIGWGKSVALPSQALPAPPPGHMAIRNKEGGTVIISGPGGPPVASVAQQTSELVLTPNVPDIVVAPPDDSHLRHVIDTMALHVLDGGCAFEQAIMERGRGNSLFNFLFDLKSKEHTYYVWRLYSFAQGDTLQRWRTEPFIMITGSARWVPPALPSSRSPNHEKESTFAAGRSRHAEVERTLTDSQRDEFEDMLRALTLERSQIKEAMGFALDNADAAGEIVEVLAESLTLKETSIPTKVARLMLVSDILHNSSAPVKNASAFRTKFEAAIPDVMESFNDLYRSITGRITAEALKERVLKVLQVWADWFLFSDAYLNGLKATFLRPGNSGVTPFHSLCGDAPEIEKKTSSEDGNNGFRLDEDGALVTGKAAATKELLGLPLAELERRCRHNGLSLCGGKEMMVARLLSLEEAEKERVYQKDVDMKYGQGEPHRTGREDIGLNAHSASRPGEGTVDDESDMLGLSRHTGQKYYGKSASAEPKQVPSKKQRADPILPASKWNREDDGSGDEDRKDGQGLGLSYSSGSDIAGDPGKADATEISTDHTIHHPDTIVDEEHRQKLRQIEIGVMQYRESLEEKGLWNMEELERKVASHRRRLQSEYGLSSSVDGANNRRSSERIPSDRKGRYDDARDSSKKRPHSPSRSHSPSRKSSLDRDREHNRSRDRLHGNDVGRDRAREKSSGREKDDHHDRSREREKDRRKGR
- the LOC123123772 gene encoding protein RRC1 isoform X2, giving the protein MSSKKVPFNRHKENEEARKKREEDEAARVYAEFVESFKGESTSGSKFVRGGVIDPNAKLRADSEGGKSKDGWSVPKKGSRYVPSFLPPSFGKEPDKKEDERPKEKEKGKPRAIDKFMEELKFEQELRERRNQERDGRHGNTSASSSHFDELPDEFDPSGRIPGSFDDGDPQTTNLYVGNLSPQVDENFLLRTFGRFGPIASVKIMWPRTEEERRRQRNCGFVAFMNRAEGQAAKDEMQGVIVYDYELKIGWGKSVALPSQALPAPPPGHMAIRNKEGGTVIISGPGGPPVASVAQQTSELVLTPNVPDIVVAPPDDSHLRHVIDTMALHVLDGGCAFEQAIMERGRGNSLFNFLFDLKSKEHTYYVWRLYSFAQGDTLQRWRTEPFIMITGSARWVPPALPSSRSPNHEKESTFAAGRSRHAEVERTLTDSQRDEFEDMLRALTLERSQIKEAMGFALDNADAAGEIVEVLAESLTLKETSIPTKVARLMLVSDILHNSSAPVKNASAFRTKFEAAIPDVMESFNDLYRSITGRITAEALKERVLKVLQVWADWFLFSDAYLNGLKATFLRPGNSGVTPFHSLCGDAPEIEKKTSSEDGNNGFRLDEDGALVTGKAAATKELLGLPLAELERRCRHNGLSLCGGKEMMVARLLSLEEAEKERVYQKDVDMKYGQGEPHRTGREDIGLNAHSASRPGEGTVDDESDMLGLSRHTGQKYYGKSASAEPKQVPSKKQRADPILPASKWNREDDGSGDEDRKDGQGLGLSYSSGSDIAGDPGKADATEISTDHTIHHPDTIVDEEHRQKLRQIEIGVMQYRESLEEKGLWNMEELERKVASHRRRLQSEYGLSSSVDGANNRRSSERIPSDRKGRYDDARDSSKKRPHSPSRSHSPSRKSSLDRDREHNRSRDRLHGNDVGRDRAREKSSGREKDDHHDRSREREKDRRKGR
- the LOC123123772 gene encoding protein RRC1 isoform X3; its protein translation is MEELKFEQELRERRNQERDGRHGNTSASSSHFDELPDEFDPSGRIPGSFDDGDPQTTNLYVGNLSPQVDENFLLRTFGRFGPIASVKIMWPRTEEERRRQRNCGFVAFMNRAEGQAAKDEMQGVIVYDYELKIGWGKSVALPSQALPAPPPGHMAIRNKEGGTVIISGPGGPPVASVAQQTSELVLTPNVPDIVVAPPDDSHLRHVIDTMALHVLDGGCAFEQAIMERGRGNSLFNFLFDLKSKEHTYYVWRLYSFAQGDTLQRWRTEPFIMITGSARWVPPALPSSRSPNHEKESTFAAGRSRHAEVERTLTDSQRDEFEDMLRALTLERSQIKEAMGFALDNADAAGEIVEVLAESLTLKETSIPTKVARLMLVSDILHNSSAPVKNASAFRTKFEAAIPDVMESFNDLYRSITGRITAEALKERVLKVLQVWADWFLFSDAYLNGLKATFLRPGNSGVTPFHSLCGDAPEIEKKTSSEDGNNGFRLDEDGALVTGKAAATKELLGLPLAELERRCRHNGLSLCGGKEMMVARLLSLEEAEKERVYQKDVDMKYGQGEPHRTGREDIGLNAHSASRPGEGTVDDESDMLGLSRHTGQKYYGKSASAEPKQVPSKKQRADPILPASKWNREDDGSGDEDRKDGQGLGLSYSSGSDIAGDPGKADATEISTDHTIHHPDTIVDEEHRQKLRQIEIGVMQYRESLEEKGLWNMEELERKVASHRRRLQSEYGLSSSVDGANNRRSSERIPSDRKGRYDDARDSSKKRPHSPSRSHSPSRKSSLDRDREHNRSRDRLHGNDVGRDRAREKSSGREKDDHHDRSREREKDRRKGR